One genomic window of Nakamurella panacisegetis includes the following:
- a CDS encoding NUDIX domain-containing protein has protein sequence MTDQPPLMWRTGSKVVYANDWMQVREDEFERTDGSTGIYGVVDKPDFAIVVAEQDGIFHLVEQFRYPIGRRSWEFPMGGWPPGKSGSSLELAQAELREETGFTAGRWQAIAHLYEAAGFCSQGFDVFHATDLTAGDHAREDSEIDMVQGAFTAAQLLAMILDGTIIDSTTIAAYGMWQMLRTAP, from the coding sequence ATGACCGACCAGCCGCCGCTGATGTGGCGCACCGGGTCGAAAGTGGTCTATGCCAACGACTGGATGCAGGTCCGCGAGGACGAGTTCGAGCGGACCGACGGAAGCACGGGCATCTACGGGGTGGTGGACAAGCCGGACTTCGCGATCGTGGTGGCCGAACAGGACGGCATCTTCCACCTGGTCGAGCAGTTCCGATACCCGATCGGCCGACGTTCCTGGGAGTTCCCGATGGGCGGCTGGCCGCCGGGCAAGAGCGGATCGAGCCTGGAGCTGGCCCAGGCCGAACTACGCGAGGAGACCGGGTTCACCGCCGGCCGGTGGCAGGCCATCGCTCATCTGTACGAGGCGGCCGGGTTCTGTTCCCAGGGGTTCGACGTCTTCCACGCCACCGACCTGACCGCGGGGGATCACGCGCGGGAGGATTCCGAGATCGACATGGTGCAGGGCGCATTCACCGCGGCGCAGCTGCTCGCCATGATCCTCGACGGCACCATCATCGATTCGACCACCATCGCCGCCTACGGGATGTGGCAGATGCTGCGGACGGCCCCCTGA
- a CDS encoding CDP-alcohol phosphatidyltransferase family protein: MSDGAGHSVADASNRIWTIPNLLSFLRLLGVPLFLWLLLTHPPHDGWALVVLAVSAVTDWADGKLARLLGQYSKLGELLDPAADRLYIFATLVAFVIRGFIPWWVAALIIGRDLVLAVGLRVVRRHGYQALPVHYLGKAATFCLLYAFPLLLLAQGGSWIARIALPFGIAFTIWGMLLYLWAGALYVGQVVWVVRSTPIAPPGRTVARG, encoded by the coding sequence GTGTCGGACGGGGCGGGGCACAGCGTGGCCGATGCGTCGAATCGGATCTGGACCATCCCCAACCTGCTGTCGTTCCTGCGGCTGCTCGGGGTACCGCTGTTCCTGTGGCTCCTGCTGACCCACCCGCCGCACGACGGTTGGGCACTGGTGGTGCTCGCGGTCAGCGCCGTCACCGACTGGGCGGACGGCAAACTGGCCCGGTTACTCGGCCAGTACAGCAAACTCGGTGAGTTGCTCGACCCGGCCGCGGACCGCCTGTACATCTTCGCGACCCTGGTCGCCTTCGTGATCCGTGGCTTCATCCCGTGGTGGGTGGCCGCACTGATCATCGGCCGCGACCTGGTGCTCGCCGTCGGTCTGCGCGTCGTGCGACGCCACGGCTACCAGGCCCTACCCGTGCACTACCTGGGCAAGGCCGCGACATTCTGCCTGCTGTACGCCTTCCCGCTGCTGTTGCTGGCCCAGGGCGGATCGTGGATCGCCCGGATCGCACTGCCCTTCGGGATCGCCTTCACCATCTGGGGCATGCTGTTGTATCTGTGGGCCGGCGCGCTCTACGTGGGACAGGTGGTCTGGGTGGTTCGGTCGACGCCCATCGCCCCTCCCGGCCGAACGGTCGCCCGTGGCTGA
- a CDS encoding DUF881 domain-containing protein: MADRSGPADTREPTTWVDGKRVVAEDGGRPAPSLRHALPLLESLVSDHLDPGYQAAADRRAARPPSPGRSRRRSALAYLSGGLVLVGLVLGIAAASTQDQAAGTDQARAGLLRDIDAAQAKQSLLGAQETTLGAQIRAAQSSLGAGGPLQAVRSLEVEGGQSAVTGPGLTVVIDGSTASSGAGNILDSDIQLLVNGLWSSGAEAVSVGGVRLGTTSSIRQAGSAILVDNRPVFWPISIEAIGNPATLHVKFVDTVGFGRFQTFVSLYGIRFDVSAQTALTLPAGGVPDLRFASAAPTSTTPVVTSSH; encoded by the coding sequence GTGGCTGACCGGTCGGGCCCGGCCGACACCCGCGAGCCGACCACGTGGGTGGACGGCAAACGCGTGGTGGCCGAGGACGGCGGCCGTCCGGCGCCGTCCCTGCGCCACGCCCTGCCGTTGCTCGAGTCGCTGGTCAGCGATCACCTGGACCCGGGCTACCAAGCGGCCGCTGATCGACGCGCGGCCCGGCCGCCGAGCCCGGGCCGGAGCCGGCGACGGTCGGCCCTGGCCTACCTGTCCGGCGGCCTGGTGCTGGTCGGGCTGGTGCTCGGCATCGCCGCCGCGAGCACGCAGGATCAGGCCGCTGGCACCGACCAGGCCAGGGCTGGACTCCTCCGCGACATCGACGCGGCTCAGGCCAAGCAGTCGTTGTTGGGCGCCCAGGAAACCACCCTGGGCGCCCAGATCCGCGCCGCGCAGTCCTCCCTCGGAGCCGGTGGTCCGTTGCAGGCGGTGCGCAGCCTCGAGGTCGAGGGTGGTCAGAGCGCCGTCACCGGGCCCGGTCTGACCGTCGTCATCGACGGTTCGACGGCCAGTTCGGGCGCCGGGAACATCCTCGACAGCGACATCCAGCTCCTGGTCAACGGGCTGTGGTCCTCCGGAGCGGAGGCGGTGTCGGTTGGGGGCGTGCGGCTGGGCACCACCAGTTCCATCCGGCAGGCGGGCAGCGCGATCCTGGTCGACAACCGCCCGGTGTTCTGGCCGATCAGCATCGAGGCGATCGGGAACCCGGCGACCTTGCACGTCAAGTTCGTCGACACCGTCGGGTTCGGGCGATTCCAGACCTTCGTCTCGCTGTACGGCATCCGCTTCGACGTCTCGGCCCAGACCGCCCTGACGCTCCCGGCCGGTGGCGTCCCCGACCTGCGGTTCGCCTCGGCCGCGCCGACCAGCACCACGCCCGTGGTCACGTCCTCACACTGA
- a CDS encoding small basic family protein, producing the protein MYAAVALVIGVAIGLFLHPTVPDWMAPYLPIAVIAALDAVFGAVRATLAKIFDAKVFVISFVANVLVAAFIVFLGDQLGVGSQLSTAVVVVLGIRIFGNAAAIRRHIFKA; encoded by the coding sequence ATGTACGCCGCCGTAGCCCTGGTGATCGGAGTGGCGATCGGGCTGTTCCTGCACCCGACCGTGCCCGACTGGATGGCCCCCTACCTGCCGATCGCGGTGATCGCCGCCCTCGACGCGGTGTTCGGTGCGGTCCGAGCCACTCTGGCCAAGATCTTCGACGCCAAGGTGTTCGTCATCTCGTTCGTCGCCAACGTGCTGGTGGCCGCCTTCATCGTGTTCCTGGGCGATCAACTCGGCGTCGGCTCGCAGCTGTCGACGGCGGTGGTGGTGGTGCTCGGTATCCGCATCTTCGGCAACGCCGCGGCGATCCGCCGGCACATCTTCAAGGCATGA
- a CDS encoding DUF881 domain-containing protein, translated as MTETDGPAAPETPASGRHEQARPDPHRHRRLARVLVAVLCAALGFAVVVQVRRTAAGDTLVSARPDDLVQILDGLQRREDDLNKEIADLQATLTRLRSSGASSAEALAEADRQAQALGILTGTVAAAGPGVRITMNDPEHQIPPELLLDAVEELRNAGAEAYQVGPVRIGVDSSFGGSAGAVTLDGTKLTAPYTLLAIGDPPTLAAALAIPGGVLDTVRRAGGTMTTSQAPQITISALRPARTPLYARAAGG; from the coding sequence ATGACCGAGACCGATGGTCCGGCGGCCCCGGAGACCCCGGCGTCCGGTCGGCACGAGCAGGCCCGGCCCGATCCGCACCGCCACCGGCGGCTGGCCCGGGTGCTGGTCGCCGTCCTGTGCGCTGCGCTGGGCTTCGCCGTCGTCGTCCAGGTCCGGCGCACCGCAGCCGGCGACACCCTGGTCTCGGCTCGGCCCGACGACCTGGTGCAGATCCTGGACGGCCTGCAGCGCCGCGAAGACGACCTGAACAAGGAGATCGCCGACCTGCAGGCGACCCTGACCCGGTTGCGCAGCAGCGGCGCCTCATCGGCCGAGGCGTTGGCCGAGGCCGATCGGCAGGCGCAGGCGCTGGGCATCCTGACCGGCACCGTCGCCGCCGCCGGCCCCGGGGTGCGCATCACCATGAACGATCCGGAGCATCAAATCCCGCCCGAGTTGCTGCTGGACGCCGTCGAAGAGCTGCGCAACGCGGGGGCCGAGGCGTACCAGGTCGGTCCGGTGCGGATCGGTGTGGATTCGTCGTTCGGCGGTTCGGCGGGTGCGGTCACCCTCGACGGCACAAAACTGACCGCCCCGTACACCCTGCTGGCCATCGGTGATCCGCCCACGCTGGCCGCGGCGCTGGCCATTCCCGGCGGTGTCCTGGACACCGTGCGCCGGGCCGGCGGGACCATGACGACCAGCCAGGCCCCGCAGATCACGATCAGCGCCTTGCGACCCGCCCGTACGCCCCTTTACGCTCGGGCCGCCGGAGGCTGA
- the gcvH gene encoding glycine cleavage system protein GcvH produces MTPVIPQDLHYSSDHEWIRSSGEDTVRIGITDYAQNSLGDIVFVQMPEAGTTVSPGDSVGEVESTKSVSDIFAPVSGTVIARNDALDSTPELVNADPYGDGWMIEVQLSDPGEISELLDASAYADLIGEV; encoded by the coding sequence ATGACGCCAGTGATCCCGCAGGACTTGCACTACAGCTCGGACCATGAGTGGATCCGGAGCTCCGGAGAGGACACCGTCCGCATCGGCATCACCGATTACGCGCAGAACTCTTTGGGCGACATCGTCTTCGTGCAGATGCCCGAGGCCGGGACGACGGTCAGCCCCGGGGATTCGGTCGGGGAGGTGGAATCCACCAAGTCGGTGTCCGACATCTTCGCGCCGGTCTCCGGAACCGTCATCGCCCGCAACGACGCGCTCGACTCGACGCCCGAACTGGTCAACGCCGATCCGTACGGCGACGGCTGGATGATCGAGGTTCAGCTGTCCGATCCGGGTGAGATCTCCGAGTTGCTCGACGCATCGGCCTACGCCGACCTGATCGGCGAGGTCTGA
- the odhI gene encoding oxoglutarate dehydrogenase inhibitor Odhl — MTSSESGFPRPAEPAADSTTIFSTGLFGGEAEVNEEGLGGLEALSAGSALLVVKRGPNAGSRFQLDKDVVSAGRHPQSDIFLDDVTVSRRHAEFRRTSRGYEVSDVGSLNGTYVNREPIESSTLSNGDEVQIGKFRLVFLTGNQPVGEAGS, encoded by the coding sequence GTGACAAGCAGTGAGTCAGGTTTTCCCAGGCCTGCAGAACCCGCCGCTGACTCGACGACGATCTTCTCCACGGGGTTGTTCGGCGGCGAGGCCGAGGTCAACGAAGAAGGTCTTGGCGGTCTCGAGGCGCTCTCGGCCGGATCGGCTCTGCTGGTTGTCAAGCGCGGCCCCAACGCCGGCTCCCGCTTCCAGCTGGACAAGGACGTGGTCAGCGCCGGGCGTCATCCGCAGAGCGACATCTTCCTGGACGACGTGACCGTGTCGCGTCGTCACGCGGAGTTCCGCCGCACCAGCCGTGGCTACGAGGTCTCCGACGTCGGCTCGCTCAACGGCACCTACGTGAACCGTGAACCGATCGAGTCCTCCACGCTCTCCAACGGCGACGAGGTGCAGATCGGCAAGTTCCGGTTGGTCTTCCTGACCGGGAACCAGCCGGTGGGCGAAGCCGGGTCATGA
- the ftsR gene encoding transcriptional regulator FtsR has protein sequence MTAAGQPWTGVASIGSVLGRLKAEFPDVSISKIRFLESEGLVTPHRTPSGYRQFSAADVERLRYVLAAQRDHYLPLKVIKEHLDAIDRGLEPATPSPRLPRALVSTPGPSANDFAPAAEVRMTRAELLAESGLEPADLTELEQFGLLSAGTGGYFDADAALIATTVGELLAAGLEPRHLRPFRTAAERESALVAQLVSAQARQKDPDARERAGAAAASVAATVLRLHALLVKAGLRRELGI, from the coding sequence ATGACGGCTGCCGGCCAACCCTGGACCGGCGTCGCCAGCATCGGTTCCGTGCTCGGTCGGCTGAAGGCCGAGTTTCCGGATGTGTCGATCTCCAAGATCCGGTTCCTGGAATCGGAAGGCCTGGTCACTCCGCACCGGACGCCGTCGGGCTACCGCCAGTTCTCGGCGGCCGATGTCGAACGGCTCCGTTACGTGCTGGCCGCCCAGCGGGATCACTACCTGCCGCTGAAGGTGATCAAGGAACATCTCGACGCGATCGACCGCGGGCTCGAGCCCGCCACCCCGAGCCCGCGGCTGCCCCGAGCGCTGGTCTCCACCCCCGGGCCGAGCGCGAACGATTTCGCGCCGGCGGCCGAGGTGCGGATGACCAGGGCCGAGTTGCTGGCCGAGTCGGGTCTGGAACCGGCCGATCTCACCGAGCTCGAGCAGTTCGGGCTGCTGTCCGCCGGCACGGGCGGCTACTTCGATGCCGACGCCGCCCTGATCGCGACCACCGTGGGCGAGTTGCTGGCGGCCGGTCTGGAGCCTCGCCACCTGCGGCCGTTCCGGACCGCGGCCGAGCGTGAGTCGGCTCTGGTGGCGCAGCTGGTGTCGGCCCAGGCCCGGCAGAAGGACCCGGACGCGCGCGAGCGAGCGGGCGCCGCCGCGGCGTCGGTCGCGGCCACCGTGCTGCGGCTGCACGCTCTGCTGGTGAAGGCCGGCCTGCGCCGTGAACTGGGAATCTGA
- a CDS encoding bifunctional nuclease family protein yields MIEMRIVGVHVEMPNSQPILMLTEVGGPRSLPIMIGSVEATAIAMHLQGVRPARPLTHDLLGNVITALGRKVEQVRVVDFREGTYFGELAFDDGTTVSARPSDAVALAVRAGIPVFVDDAVLAEAGIVIPEESEDDVDEALLADEAEPENAEDEVERFREFLDSVSPEDFDKS; encoded by the coding sequence ATGATCGAGATGCGCATCGTCGGCGTCCACGTCGAGATGCCGAATTCGCAGCCGATTCTGATGCTGACCGAAGTGGGCGGTCCCCGGTCCCTGCCCATCATGATCGGGAGCGTGGAGGCGACCGCGATCGCGATGCACCTGCAGGGTGTGCGGCCGGCCCGTCCGTTGACCCATGATCTGCTCGGCAACGTGATCACCGCCCTCGGCCGCAAGGTGGAGCAGGTGCGCGTGGTCGATTTCCGTGAAGGCACCTACTTCGGTGAACTGGCCTTCGACGACGGGACCACCGTCTCGGCCCGCCCGTCCGACGCGGTGGCTCTGGCCGTTCGGGCCGGCATACCGGTGTTCGTCGACGACGCGGTGCTGGCCGAGGCCGGGATCGTCATCCCCGAGGAGTCGGAGGACGACGTGGACGAAGCATTGCTGGCCGACGAGGCCGAACCCGAGAACGCGGAGGACGAGGTCGAGCGGTTCCGGGAGTTCCTCGACTCGGTCTCCCCGGAGGATTTCGACAAGTCCTGA
- a CDS encoding MerR family transcriptional regulator, whose translation MRESEQGALFPDESVPDEYVGYRGTTACQAAGITYRQLDYWARTGLVVPTVRDAIGSGTQRLYSFTDILVLKVVKRLLDTGVSLQNIRVAVEHLRNRGIEDLAGITLFSDGATVYECTSPEEIVDLLQGGQGVFGIAVGGAMRDVTGTLAEFPAERVDGDRVVPVAHDELSRRRRARTAG comes from the coding sequence ATGCGCGAGAGCGAACAAGGCGCGCTCTTCCCCGACGAGTCGGTCCCCGACGAGTACGTCGGCTATCGGGGCACCACGGCGTGCCAGGCCGCCGGGATCACCTATCGGCAGCTCGACTACTGGGCCCGGACCGGCCTGGTCGTGCCGACCGTGCGCGACGCCATCGGCTCGGGCACGCAGCGCCTCTACTCGTTCACCGACATCCTGGTGCTCAAGGTGGTCAAGCGACTCCTGGACACCGGGGTCTCGCTGCAGAACATCCGGGTCGCGGTGGAGCACCTGCGGAATCGCGGCATCGAGGATCTGGCCGGGATCACCCTGTTCTCCGATGGTGCCACCGTCTACGAGTGCACGTCGCCCGAAGAGATCGTCGACCTGCTCCAGGGTGGCCAGGGCGTCTTCGGCATCGCCGTCGGGGGCGCCATGCGTGACGTCACCGGCACCCTGGCCGAGTTCCCGGCCGAGCGGGTCGACGGCGATCGGGTGGTACCGGTCGCGCACGACGAGCTCTCCCGCCGGCGTCGGGCCCGCACCGCCGGCTGA
- a CDS encoding MarR family winged helix-turn-helix transcriptional regulator, with protein sequence MTTIEQPETGVPPEISMDAISALRGAILILSRRLRHQQAGDELSPSESAVLARIGRSGPMTPGQLARCEHVQPPSMTRIIERLETRGYLRREPDPADRRQILVSRTPAGDEFAAQSRAVRTAWLSRQVGKLDLDQQRALAAAASALTALADQE encoded by the coding sequence GTGACCACGATCGAACAGCCGGAGACCGGAGTGCCCCCGGAAATCTCGATGGATGCGATCTCCGCGTTGCGCGGGGCGATCCTGATCCTGTCCCGACGCCTGCGTCACCAGCAGGCGGGTGACGAGCTGTCTCCGTCCGAATCCGCCGTGTTGGCCCGGATCGGCCGGTCCGGTCCGATGACGCCGGGCCAGCTGGCCCGCTGCGAACACGTCCAACCCCCTTCCATGACCAGGATCATCGAGCGGCTGGAGACCCGCGGGTACCTGCGTCGCGAGCCGGACCCGGCCGATCGCCGCCAGATCCTGGTCTCGCGGACGCCGGCCGGCGACGAGTTCGCCGCCCAGTCCCGCGCGGTCCGCACCGCCTGGCTCAGTCGTCAGGTCGGCAAGCTCGACCTCGACCAGCAGCGCGCCCTGGCCGCCGCCGCCTCCGCCCTGACCGCTCTGGCGGACCAGGAATGA
- a CDS encoding MFS transporter, giving the protein MSDRADSTNTSVATPVRVATFAALRVRNYRLFFSGQVVSNTGTWMQRIAQDWLVLQITDSPLAVGVTTALQFLPMLLLGLWGGLIADRYPKRRLLLITQTSMGLLAAVLAILTLTGHVHVWHVYLIALGLGLATVVDNPARQTFVNEMVPHDLVRNAVSLNSGNFQLARMLGPAVAGVVISLVGSGWAFAINAVTYLAVLAGLMLMRTSELQKMPRPKRGPGQIREGLRYVRHQPQLLWTIVLVFFVGTFGYNFAIILSAYTKDIFRSGADLYGLLNTAMAAGSVVGALLAARRTTGRMSLLFFMSGAFSLMLVVLGVTPWLWIFVGLLVLTGLFSVSFNTLANSTVQLRTDPALRGRVMSLYMLVFMGGTPLGSLIVGWITERWGAPLALVLSGAICILASVGCAVIAARSTGVSLKVDLHKGADHHVTLVSGAA; this is encoded by the coding sequence ATGAGCGACCGGGCGGACAGCACCAACACATCGGTCGCAACTCCGGTGAGGGTCGCGACGTTCGCCGCCCTGCGTGTCCGGAACTACCGGCTCTTCTTCTCCGGTCAGGTCGTCTCCAACACCGGGACCTGGATGCAACGCATCGCCCAGGACTGGCTGGTGCTGCAGATCACCGACTCGCCGCTCGCGGTCGGCGTCACCACCGCGCTGCAGTTCCTTCCGATGCTGCTGCTCGGGCTGTGGGGCGGACTGATCGCGGACCGCTACCCGAAGCGCCGGCTGCTGCTGATCACCCAGACCAGCATGGGGCTACTCGCCGCCGTGCTGGCCATCCTGACGCTGACCGGCCACGTCCACGTCTGGCACGTCTACCTGATCGCGCTCGGCCTCGGGCTGGCCACCGTCGTCGACAACCCGGCCCGCCAGACGTTCGTCAACGAGATGGTGCCGCACGACCTGGTCCGCAACGCGGTCAGCCTGAACTCCGGCAACTTCCAGCTGGCCCGGATGCTGGGCCCGGCCGTCGCCGGTGTGGTGATCAGCCTGGTCGGGTCCGGCTGGGCCTTCGCGATCAACGCCGTCACCTACCTGGCCGTCCTGGCCGGGTTGATGCTGATGCGCACCTCGGAGCTGCAGAAGATGCCCCGCCCGAAGCGTGGTCCGGGCCAGATCCGGGAGGGCCTGCGCTACGTCCGCCACCAGCCCCAGCTGCTGTGGACCATCGTGCTGGTCTTCTTCGTCGGCACGTTCGGCTACAACTTCGCCATCATCCTGTCGGCCTACACCAAGGACATCTTCCGGTCCGGTGCCGATCTCTACGGCCTGCTCAACACGGCCATGGCGGCCGGTTCGGTGGTCGGCGCCCTGCTGGCCGCGCGCCGGACAACGGGGCGGATGAGCCTGCTGTTCTTCATGTCCGGTGCATTCAGCCTGATGCTGGTGGTGCTGGGCGTCACGCCCTGGTTGTGGATCTTCGTCGGCCTCCTGGTGCTCACCGGCCTGTTCTCGGTCAGCTTCAACACGCTGGCCAACTCCACCGTGCAGCTGCGCACCGATCCGGCCCTCCGAGGCCGGGTGATGAGTCTGTACATGCTGGTGTTCATGGGTGGGACACCCCTCGGTTCGTTGATCGTCGGGTGGATCACCGAACGGTGGGGTGCTCCGCTGGCCCTGGTGTTGTCCGGAGCGATCTGCATACTCGCGTCTGTGGGATGCGCGGTGATCGCGGCCCGAAGCACCGGCGTCAGCCTCAAGGTCGACCTGCACAAGGGTGCCGATCATCACGTCACCCTCGTCTCCGGCGCGGCCTGA